TACTAAACCAGACGTTGATGGTGGTTTAATAGGAGGTGCTTCGCTTAATGCCGAAGATTTTTTCGCCATCGTTAATGCGTTTTAATACCTAACAACTCATTTCATTTTCGTTTATCCGGAAATGGATTTTAATATTTTGGGCGTTACCCCGATGAAAAATCGGGGTCGCGCTTTACGTTATATCTTTTTTTTTCTAAGGTCAAAAAAAGGATGCCACTTCAATCGCTAACGCAGTACCGCAAATATTTCGCTTTTCTGAACGTGTTTCAGAATCCCATCCTCTAAATAAAACGTCAATTCAAAGATATAACAACAAGTCTGTCAATAGCACTCATCAATAATATTCGGTAGTGTAGTTGGTTTTGGGCGTAGGCGAGAAGCATTTAAAATAAAAGTTCTCCTTGCTGCTTTTTCTTAAATTCAATTTTCAATCAGATTGTGCGATACTGAAACGAGTTCAGTATGACGATGGCGCTCTCAAATTAAACTTCCGTTAAGTTTAAGAACTCTTTATGAGAACAATTCGTATAATTTCGACCAATAGCGTCCAAAACGCTTAAAAAGAGAAAGGGATTTTGTATCTCAAAATATTATTTTTGAGTTGCACAACAAAAAATAACCTTTCTCCATGACAAATATAACATTGTTCTCTCAGATAATCTCCAAATTAGACCGTTCTAGTTTTTCTAAACTTGTAAAAGCCAAGGGAACAGATAAACATCAAAAAGGATTTAATAGTTGGACACATTTAGTCTCCATGTTGTTTTGTCAATTTGCAAAAAGTCAATCCGTCCGAGATATAAGTAATGGACTTCGCTCTGCCACAGGAAACCTTAATCATTTAGGCATACAGAAAGCACCTTCTAAATCAACGATAAGCTATCAAAACAAACATCGAGACTGGACGCTTTATCGAGATTACTACTATGTTCTTTTAAAAAGTTTTGGACAGCACCCTCACTTAAAACGTGTTAAATTCAAAATTAAATCCAAGATATTTCTATTAGATTCTACAACGATAAGTCTATGTTTAAGTCTCTTTGATTGGGCAAAATACAAAACCCACAAAGGAGCTGTAAAAATGCACACCTTGCTTGATTATGATGGTAATTTACCGCACTATGTAAATATTAGCGATGGTAAAACAGCAGATAATAAAGGAGCTTACGATATTCCTTTGATTAGCCGTTCGGTTATTGTCGCAGATCGATTTTATAATGATTTTTCGTTACTTAACGTTTGGGACAGCAACCAAGTGTTTTTTGTAATTAGGCACAAAGAAAACATCCAATTTAAGAGTATTAAAGAAAAAGAATTGCCAGAAAATAGACATCATCATGTTTTAAAAGATGAAATCATTGAGCTAACAGGGGCTAAATCAAAAACAAAATACCCAAAGAAGCTACGTAGAATAGCTGTATGGGACGATAAAAATAACCAGGAAATAGAACTTATTACCAACCAAATGTCTTGGACAGCAAACACAATTAGCCAACTCTACAAAGCTAGATGGGATATTGAGATATTCTTTAGAGACATCAAACAACAGCTACATATTAAATCGTTTATAGGAACTTCTGAAAATGCCGTAATGATACAAATATGGACGGCTCTTATTACTATACTCATCCTAAAAGCCTTAAAAGCAAATGCAAAATATAATTGGTACTTGTCCAATTTAGTAGCTTTTATAAGACTTAACCTTTTTGTCAAAGTGGATTTGCAAAAATGGATTGATAGCCCTTTTAACGAGCAGCCTCCCCCCAAACAAAATTATACACAAGGGGTTCTTTTTGAAAAAGATAAAAAACATGGCTAATTACCAGTAAAATCGTTGACTTTTGATTAGATCAAAAATGTTTAGGACAGGATTGAATTTCGACATTTACTTCTATCTTTGTAGTCCGAAAAAAATAACTATGTCGAATATCATTTATATCGGGTACGAATTTAAGGTAACCCCTTTACAGCCAGGTGTTGAGGTTTTAATTGCAGAATTGGGCTATGCTGGTTTTGAAAGTTTTGTAGAAACAGAACAAGGGGCTACAGCCTACATTCAAAAGGAAGAATGGCATGCCAATATTTTAGATGATATTCAGATTTTGCAATCCGATGAATTTGAAATTTCATACGAATTCAACGAAATAGAGCAAACCAATTGGAATGCCGAATGGGAAAAGAATTTTAATCCTATTGTTGTAGACGATGTTTGTGCGGTACGAGCGCCTTTTCATGAGAAATTCGATACCGAATACGATATTGTTATCGAACCTAAAATGAGTTTCGGAACAGGGCATCATGAAACAACTCACATGATGATTCAGCATATTTTAAAAAATGATTTTTCAGGTAAATCGGTTTTAGATATGGGCTGTGGGACAGGTGTTTTAGCGATTCTAGCCGAAATGAAAGGGGCTCAACCTATTGATGCTGTCGATTATGACAACTGGTGTTATTTGAATAGTTTGGAGAATGTGGAGCGTAATAATTGCCAACATATCACCGTTATTGAAGGAGATGCTTCCGTGCTTGAGGGAAAAAATTACGACGTTATTATTGCCAACATCAACCGAAATATCTTATTACAAGACATGAAAACCTATGTGTCTTGCCTAAATGAAAACGGCACCTTGTTTTTAAGCGGTTTCTATAATGATGACATTCCGGTTATTCAAGAAGCTTGTGAAGCCCTTCAGTTAAAATTTCAAGAGAAATTAGAGAGAAACAATTGGGTCGCTTTAAAATTTATAAATTAGTAATAAAAAAAAGATGAGTATTAAAGAAAAAACATCCGAAGAGGTATTGCTCGAGGAAGCGGTTTCAACTCAAAATGAAATAGTAGTGTATAATGATGATGTAAATACCTTCGATCACGTTATAGAAACGCTAATATACGCCTGCGATCATACGGCAGAACAAGCAGAACAATGCTCCTTAATAGTGCATTATAACGGGAAATGTACCGTAAAAACCGGTGATTACGACGATTTAAAACCGCGCTGCACCATGCTTTTAGAAGCTGGTTTAAGTGCTGAAATTGTGTAGTTTTCAGTAAACGGAATTAAAATTATTCAGAAGGAAACCTCTGAGAAATAGAATGAAATAAAAAAGCCAAGATTTGACAACGGTTAAATCTTGGCTTTTTTTATTTAAAGTGTCATGGTGTTGACATTATAAAGTTGACGGACAAACAAAATTGGTTGTTGGCAAATCAGCGTTTTTGATGGCTCCAAAACCACCAGCAACATCAATTAATTTGTTAAACCCTCTAGCTTTTAAAATGGATGCTGCAATTACCGAACGGTAACCACCTGCACAATGCACGTAGTATTCTTGGTTTTTGTCAATTGCCGACATATTATCATTAATATAATCTAAAGGAAAGTGTTTAATGTTATCACCTTCTAAGTGTTGCGATTTATATTCGCCATCTTTACGAACATCTAAAACCTGAATAGAGTCACTTTTAAATCGACTCGAAAATTCATCAACGTTTATTGACGTGATCGATTCAACATCTTTGCCTGCCTTTTTCCACGCTGCCATACCGCCTTTTAAATACCCTAAAGTATTGTCGTAGCCAACGCGCGATAATCGGGTTACGGTTTCTTCCTCTTTACCTTCGGGCGTAATTAATAAAATAGGTTGCTTTAAATCGGTAATTAAAGCGCCAACCCATGGTGCAAATCCGCCATGAATACCAATAAATATAGCATTGGGAATGTGTTCCTTAACAAAGTCTGTTTCATGTCTAACATCTAATACCAAAGCACCTTCTTCGTTAGCCAGATGCTCAAATGCTTCTGGTGTTAAAGGGGTATTGCCTTGTTTAAGAACCGTTTCAAAGGCATCATACCCCGATTTGTTCATCATGGCATTTTTTGCAAAATACTGTGGTGGCGGTGCAATACCGTCTAACACTTCTTTTACAAATTCAGCTTTAGTCATATCGGCTCTCAAGGCATAGTTTGTTTTCTTTTGCTCACCTAAAACACCAACAGTTTCTTTGCTTAGATTTTTTCCACATGCCGACCCAGCGCCATGAGCAGGGTAAACAATGGTATCGTCGGGTAAAGGCATGATTTTATTTCTTAAAGAATCAAAAAGCATTCCTGCCAAATCTTCTTTGGTTAAATCGGATTTAATAGCCAAGTCTGGTCGACCAACATCACCCAAAAATAAAGTGTCACCAGAAAAAATGGCGTGTTCTTTTCCGTTTTCATCAAATAATAAGAAGGTTGAAGACTCTAAGGTGTGGCCAGGGGTATGTAGTACTTTTATAGTAACGTTACCAAGTTTAAAAACTTCATTATCCTTTGCTGTATAGATGTCGTAATCGGTTTTAGCACCAGGCCCATAAACGATTGTTGCTCCTGTTTTTTTCGCTAAATCGATATGTCCAGAAACAAAATCGGCATGAAAATGCGTTTCAAAAATGTATTTTATCGTGGCATTTTCAGCTAAGGCTTTATCCACGTACTGTTGCGTTTCACGAAGAGGATCGATAATGGCGACTTCACCATTAGATTCGATATAATAAGCGCCTTGGGCTAAACAACCGGTGTATATTTGTTCAATTTTCATAGTATAATGTTTTTGCCTTACCTGTTGGTAAGATGTGTTTTAAAATTACTTTTTTAAAGTTACTAAACTTACAGCATGTGCTTTGTAACTTATATAACACTTAGTTCAAGGAGTTCGCGGTATATAATGTATGCCGCCATGATTAAAACAAAATAACCAAAGCTTTTTTTCAATTTTCCGCCACTAACATATTTTGAGAACATGCCACCTAATAATATGCCTAAAACCGAAATGGCTGTAAACGTTAATAGGAAATCCCAGGCGATGTCTAGGTTTTGTACGTCACCTAAAAACCCAATTAAGGAATTAATAGTAATGATAATTAATGAAGTTCCTACGGCCTTTTTCATAGGTATATTAGCCCAAAGAACTAAAGCAGGAACGTATAAAAAGCCTCCGCCAGCCCCTATTAAACCCGTTATCGTTCCGATGGTGATTCCTTGAATAAAAGTTTTGTAATAGGCTTGCTTTTTTTCCGAAGGTTTTAAATCTTTCTTCTTTTTTATCATGGAAATGGCAGCAAAAAGCATAATAAGGGCAAAAAACACCATAATGACGATGTCTTTAGTAAGCTCAAAGTTTCCAAAAGACATAATAACATCTGGAATTGCAGGAACTAAATATCTTCTTGATAAATACACGGCTAGGAAGGATGGAAAAGAAAAGGCTAATCCTATTTCAAAATCTACCAATCCTTTTTTGTATTTATCATAAGTACCTACCAATGAGGTGATACCTACCACAAAAAGTGAATATGCAGTTGCTAAAATGGGGTTGTATCCTAAAAGGTATACCAGTAAAGGCACGGTTAGTATAGAACCACCACCGCCAATTAGCCCTAAAACAACACCAACGATTAAAGCCCCTATATAACCAATTATTTGGATGCTGTCCATAATTAGTGTGGCAGTTTATTTTTTAGAATACCATATAAAAAAGTACCCGCTATGGCGGCAGCAATAACAATAAGCATGCTCCATACACCTGTACCTAAAAGAATATACATCGGGCCAGGGCATGCACCTACAAGCGCCCATCCGAGGCCGAAAATAATACCGCCAATAATATATCGTGTAAAGCCTTTATCTTTTTTAGGAACATATAAGTCTGCCCCTTGCATGGTTTTAATATGTCCTTTTTTAGAAATTTGAAGAAAAAGCACACCAGTAGCAATGGCTGTACCTATAATGCCATACATGTGAAACGATTGAAAACGGAACATTTCGTAAATGCGGAACCATGAAACAGCCTCCGATTTTACAAGCACAATGCCGAAAAAGATCCCAACAAATAAATATTTTATGAATTTCATGTAATTTGAATATTGTAAGAGTTATTAAAAAATAAGCGGTAAAATAAGGTTCGCCATAATAAGACCGCCAATAAAAAAGCCTATAACCGCAATAAGTGATGGCATTTGCAAACTGCTTAAGCCTGTAATGGCATGACCAGAAGTACAGCCACCAGCATAACGTGTACCGAAACCAACTAGAAGACCACCAACAACCAAAAGAATAAGAGTTTTAGCAGAAGCTAATGCCTCTAAGCTAAATATTTCATCAGGCACTAGGTTAGCCCCAGGGTTTTTAAATCCCATGTGTTGTAATTCGGTCATGGTGTTTGGGTTAAGAGCTGTTCCGCTATCGTTTGATAGGAAATGAACGGCAATAAATCCGCCAATTATAGCACCAAGAACAACTGTTAGATTCCAAAGTTGGTCTTTCCATTTGAATTTAAAAAAATCGGAAAACTTGCCAGCCCCACCAATGGCACATAAGGTGCGAAGGTTGGACGACATACCAAATGTTTTACCGAAGTAGAGTAGAAGGGCCATAACAATGGCGATAAGTGGGCCAGAAACATACCATGGCCAAGGGTTTAAAATAAAATCCATGCTTATAATTTTTTTACAAAAATATAATGAAGAAAGGGGGGGCTTTGTGATAAATGTTACCTAAGCAAGGATACGGGATGTGAAATGTTATAAAATTTCTATTTTGTTTCTACTCAGTACAATCTTTTTTTCGTTCTCTAATTGTTTTAAAAGCCTAGAAACCACTACGCGCGAAGTGTGTAAATCTTCTGCGATGTCTTGATGTTTAATAATAATGTTTTTAGATTCGTGGAGAACGGTTTTATTAACCAAATACTTGTATAAACGCTCGTCCATTTTCATAAAAGCTAGATTATCTATAGCTTCAAGCATTTCATCAAATCGATTTTGATAGCTTTCAAAAATAAAGTTGCGCCAACTTTCATTATTCTGAAACCACTTTTGCATATAAGACACCGGAATCATAATTAAGGTAGAATCACTTTCTGCAACAGCTCTAATCTTACTTTTTGCAGTGCCTATGCAGCAAGTTAACGACATGGTGCAGGTTTCTCCTGCTTCTAAAAAGTAGATGAGTAACTCGTTTCCATCCTGATCTTCTCTTAAAATTTTAATATTTCCACTTAATAAAAGGGGAATAAATTTTAAAGTTTGATTGATATCAATAATTATTTCATCTTTTTCAAAATTTTTTAGCACCCCTATTTTATTAATTTCATCAATAAGTGTTTGATCTAAATGATGTTTGTAGATATCGGTTAATAAATTAGTTTTCATAGGGTTAAGTTATGTGATTTAAATGATGCATTATTTAGTGTTTTAATTTAACAGGATAAAAACAATTAAGAAGCACCATATTTTATAGTGTTTCAAAAGTACGGAATTAGAAATTTATAAAAAATGTTTGCATATGTTTTAAATAAAAATGTATATTTGCACCCACAAAATAAGGCCGCGTGGCGCAACTGAATAGCGCACTTGATTACGGCTCAAGAGGTTCCAGGTTTGAATCCTGGCGCGGTCACTAATAGAAGTATTAGATAAGTATAAATCCTTGCAAATCATATGATTAGCAGGGATTTGTTGTTTTTGGGAATTCATATAATTTGAACTAATTTGAATTAAAATGTTCGCTATTCGGTTAGCTGTTTTTGGGTCAAGCACAAAAGTTGGGGAGTAAAAATAATTTTATCTTTGGAAAAAATTAAATTCCGTGGAAATTTCTAAAGATTTATTATCCTTATTACTACCTGATTTTCTGGTAGCTCATTTTAGTTTTAAAAGTAGTTCTTCAACAGAAGATAAACTTCGGTTGTATTTCGAAGAGAAGAACATTGTCCCAAATAGTTTTAAAACACGTAAAGTAGAATCTAAAGGTTTTCATAAAGAAATAATTATCGAGGATTTTCCACTTAGAGGGAAACTAGTTTATCTGCATTTAAAGCGCCGCAGATGGCGTGATGTAGACACAAAAGAAACCCTGCAAAGAGACTGGAATAATGTAGCAAAAGGCACTCGTATGACCACCGAGTTTGCCGCTTTTTTAAAAGAAATTAATCGATAATAACAATACTAGCACGCAAACTATAGCTAATTTGTATGGTTTAGATGGTAAAAAGCTACAGCGCCAATATCGAGATTATTTAAGTGAATTTAAAGATTGGGAATACCTTGAGCGATCCTCCAAATGGTTAGTCTACCCTCAAAATATTGGCAAACGATTATCTATAGATGAAATAGCACTTTCACAAGGAGAGTTATACACCGTAGTAACCAATAAAAAAGCCAAAGGTAGAGCAGGTTCTATTGTAGCTATTATTTCAGGAACTAAGGCCGAA
This genomic interval from Tamlana carrageenivorans contains the following:
- a CDS encoding MBL fold metallo-hydrolase — its product is MKIEQIYTGCLAQGAYYIESNGEVAIIDPLRETQQYVDKALAENATIKYIFETHFHADFVSGHIDLAKKTGATIVYGPGAKTDYDIYTAKDNEVFKLGNVTIKVLHTPGHTLESSTFLLFDENGKEHAIFSGDTLFLGDVGRPDLAIKSDLTKEDLAGMLFDSLRNKIMPLPDDTIVYPAHGAGSACGKNLSKETVGVLGEQKKTNYALRADMTKAEFVKEVLDGIAPPPQYFAKNAMMNKSGYDAFETVLKQGNTPLTPEAFEHLANEEGALVLDVRHETDFVKEHIPNAIFIGIHGGFAPWVGALITDLKQPILLITPEGKEEETVTRLSRVGYDNTLGYLKGGMAAWKKAGKDVESITSINVDEFSSRFKSDSIQVLDVRKDGEYKSQHLEGDNIKHFPLDYINDNMSAIDKNQEYYVHCAGGYRSVIAASILKARGFNKLIDVAGGFGAIKNADLPTTNFVCPSTL
- a CDS encoding IS4 family transposase, coding for MTNITLFSQIISKLDRSSFSKLVKAKGTDKHQKGFNSWTHLVSMLFCQFAKSQSVRDISNGLRSATGNLNHLGIQKAPSKSTISYQNKHRDWTLYRDYYYVLLKSFGQHPHLKRVKFKIKSKIFLLDSTTISLCLSLFDWAKYKTHKGAVKMHTLLDYDGNLPHYVNISDGKTADNKGAYDIPLISRSVIVADRFYNDFSLLNVWDSNQVFFVIRHKENIQFKSIKEKELPENRHHHVLKDEIIELTGAKSKTKYPKKLRRIAVWDDKNNQEIELITNQMSWTANTISQLYKARWDIEIFFRDIKQQLHIKSFIGTSENAVMIQIWTALITILILKALKANAKYNWYLSNLVAFIRLNLFVKVDLQKWIDSPFNEQPPPKQNYTQGVLFEKDKKHG
- the prmA gene encoding 50S ribosomal protein L11 methyltransferase translates to MSNIIYIGYEFKVTPLQPGVEVLIAELGYAGFESFVETEQGATAYIQKEEWHANILDDIQILQSDEFEISYEFNEIEQTNWNAEWEKNFNPIVVDDVCAVRAPFHEKFDTEYDIVIEPKMSFGTGHHETTHMMIQHILKNDFSGKSVLDMGCGTGVLAILAEMKGAQPIDAVDYDNWCYLNSLENVERNNCQHITVIEGDASVLEGKNYDVIIANINRNILLQDMKTYVSCLNENGTLFLSGFYNDDIPVIQEACEALQLKFQEKLERNNWVALKFIN
- a CDS encoding Crp/Fnr family transcriptional regulator, with translation MKTNLLTDIYKHHLDQTLIDEINKIGVLKNFEKDEIIIDINQTLKFIPLLLSGNIKILREDQDGNELLIYFLEAGETCTMSLTCCIGTAKSKIRAVAESDSTLIMIPVSYMQKWFQNNESWRNFIFESYQNRFDEMLEAIDNLAFMKMDERLYKYLVNKTVLHESKNIIIKHQDIAEDLHTSRVVVSRLLKQLENEKKIVLSRNKIEIL
- a CDS encoding DUF6691 family protein, with protein sequence MKFIKYLFVGIFFGIVLVKSEAVSWFRIYEMFRFQSFHMYGIIGTAIATGVLFLQISKKGHIKTMQGADLYVPKKDKGFTRYIIGGIIFGLGWALVGACPGPMYILLGTGVWSMLIVIAAAIAGTFLYGILKNKLPH
- a CDS encoding YeeE/YedE family protein yields the protein MDFILNPWPWYVSGPLIAIVMALLLYFGKTFGMSSNLRTLCAIGGAGKFSDFFKFKWKDQLWNLTVVLGAIIGGFIAVHFLSNDSGTALNPNTMTELQHMGFKNPGANLVPDEIFSLEALASAKTLILLVVGGLLVGFGTRYAGGCTSGHAITGLSSLQMPSLIAVIGFFIGGLIMANLILPLIF
- a CDS encoding ISAon1 family transposase N-terminal region protein, which codes for MEISKDLLSLLLPDFLVAHFSFKSSSSTEDKLRLYFEEKNIVPNSFKTRKVESKGFHKEIIIEDFPLRGKLVYLHLKRRRWRDVDTKETLQRDWNNVAKGTRMTTEFAAFLKEINR
- a CDS encoding sulfite exporter TauE/SafE family protein, giving the protein MDSIQIIGYIGALIVGVVLGLIGGGGSILTVPLLVYLLGYNPILATAYSLFVVGITSLVGTYDKYKKGLVDFEIGLAFSFPSFLAVYLSRRYLVPAIPDVIMSFGNFELTKDIVIMVFFALIMLFAAISMIKKKKDLKPSEKKQAYYKTFIQGITIGTITGLIGAGGGFLYVPALVLWANIPMKKAVGTSLIIITINSLIGFLGDVQNLDIAWDFLLTFTAISVLGILLGGMFSKYVSGGKLKKSFGYFVLIMAAYIIYRELLELSVI
- a CDS encoding ATP-dependent Clp protease adaptor ClpS translates to MSIKEKTSEEVLLEEAVSTQNEIVVYNDDVNTFDHVIETLIYACDHTAEQAEQCSLIVHYNGKCTVKTGDYDDLKPRCTMLLEAGLSAEIV